A genomic window from Silene latifolia isolate original U9 population chromosome Y, ASM4854445v1, whole genome shotgun sequence includes:
- the LOC141631223 gene encoding protein FAR-RED IMPAIRED RESPONSE 1-like: MYAKRKQWVMAHCRDLDMGGVMRTTQRSESENSFFKRFESKSGTLVEFTMRFDKCAMDQKDTHEAVDNICIHGFHEISTHLAIEVHRAEVYSHKVFEEFKEEAKCSIGTCKSRGFTECGSLEVTTVRDANRERNYEVTYARYHSQ; encoded by the coding sequence ATGTACGCTAAAAGGAAGCAGTGGGTTATGGCTCATTGTAGGGACTTAGATATGGGAGGTGTTATGAGGACaacccaaagatcagagagcgaaaatagtttttttaagagatttgagagtAAGTCAGGAACATTAGTTGAGTTTACGATGCGTTTTGACAAATGTGCGATGGACCAAAAAGACACACACGAAGCAGTTGACAACATATGCATACACGGTTTCCACGAAATATCAACGCATCTAGCTATTGAAGTGCACAGGGCGGAAGTGTACAGTCATAAAGTATTCGAGGAATTTAAAGAAGAGGCCAAGTGCTCAATTGGTACTTGTAAAAGTAGAGGATTCACTGAGTGTGGCTCTTTAGAAGTGACCACTGTAAGAGATGCAAACAGGGAGAGAAATTATGAGGTCACATACGCCCGGTATCATTCTCAGTAG